One genomic region from Anabaena sp. PCC 7108 encodes:
- a CDS encoding phosphatidate cytidylyltransferase produces the protein MPWSRIISGIIAIAMALSSTLLGGWYFTVAIAIVVFLGQQEYFNLVRARGIAPAAKTTMFVSQILLAICTFDSSLADAVMPIAGTLICFYLLFQPQLATIADISASIMGLFYVGYLPSYWVRLRDIDSLSISNIPLGGYWPNNWNDILTQGNFASLPQGLTATVLTFLCIWAADIGAYVIGKFFGKTPLSDISPKKTVEGAVFGITASVTVGIVGAYVLDLPHSLLTGSALGLLIGIASLLGDLTESLLKRDAGVKDSGQLIPGHGGILDRTDSYIFTAPLVYYFVTLLLL, from the coding sequence ATGCCTTGGTCTCGAATTATTAGTGGAATTATTGCGATCGCTATGGCGCTGTCATCAACTCTATTAGGGGGTTGGTACTTCACAGTGGCGATCGCTATTGTTGTCTTTTTAGGTCAACAGGAATATTTTAATTTGGTACGAGCCAGAGGCATAGCTCCTGCGGCAAAAACTACCATGTTCGTTAGTCAAATTTTACTAGCCATTTGCACTTTTGATAGTAGTTTAGCTGATGCAGTCATGCCCATAGCTGGTACGCTTATTTGTTTTTATCTGCTGTTTCAACCTCAGTTAGCAACGATTGCAGATATTTCTGCTTCAATTATGGGGCTATTTTATGTGGGTTACTTACCGAGTTACTGGGTACGATTGCGTGATATCGATAGTCTTAGCATCAGCAATATTCCTTTGGGTGGTTACTGGCCTAATAACTGGAACGATATTTTAACACAGGGAAATTTTGCCTCTTTACCACAAGGTTTAACGGCTACAGTCTTAACTTTCTTGTGTATTTGGGCAGCGGACATCGGCGCTTATGTCATTGGTAAGTTTTTCGGTAAAACCCCCTTGTCTGACATCAGTCCTAAAAAAACCGTAGAAGGAGCAGTTTTTGGGATCACAGCCAGTGTTACAGTGGGTATAGTCGGAGCTTATGTTCTGGATTTACCCCATTCCCTACTCACAGGTTCTGCGCTAGGTTTACTCATCGGTATTGCCAGCCTTTTGGGCGACTTAACTGAATCTTTACTCAAACGTGATGCCGGAGTCAAAGATTCAGGGCAATTGATACCTGGACATGGTGGTATTTTAGACCGTACCGATAGTTATATTTTTACAGCCCCTTTGGTTTACTATTTTGTCACACTTCTGTTGTTGTAA
- a CDS encoding protein kinase, translating into MENILANRYIIQKQLGKKAGRRTLLAKDLKTEELVIVKLLSFGSDFQWDDLKLFERKAETLKSLSHPCIPRYLDYFEINSSTFKGFALIQAYIPAKTLEQYLQSGRKFTELEVKQIGKSILKILVYLHGLNPPVIHRDIKPSNILLRDRTGNNVGEVYLIDFGSVQTVLATEKIGTRTIVGTYGYMPQEQFGGRTVPASDLYSLGATLIYLVTGSHPADLPEKDFRIQFEEVANLSENFSNWLKLMTEPSLGNRLRSVNEAITALDQPQLLKNAALTFKKPTDSKIKLTKNKELIEIIIPPIGLRMPSFNALFSTVFLVSISQSIVLVLQELIVVSPFFKMIEIIFFILILSLLYKLLFILFGRMKLQINQHQISLIHELWGTKIKFSKPALKEDICLLQRIRKYAHRNSGLTALQIQAQIIIWAGKRKKFTIGNDNDLISEPELDWLAHELSEWLDMPIRTE; encoded by the coding sequence ATGGAAAATATTTTAGCTAATCGGTATATAATTCAGAAGCAGTTAGGCAAAAAAGCCGGCAGACGCACGCTGTTAGCAAAAGACTTAAAAACTGAAGAATTGGTAATTGTGAAGTTACTTTCTTTTGGTAGTGATTTTCAATGGGATGATCTCAAGTTATTTGAGCGAAAAGCCGAAACTTTAAAATCTTTATCCCATCCTTGTATACCTCGTTATTTAGACTATTTTGAAATCAATTCATCTACATTTAAAGGTTTTGCTCTCATCCAAGCTTATATTCCTGCCAAAACCTTAGAGCAATATTTACAAAGTGGTAGAAAATTTACAGAATTAGAAGTTAAACAAATTGGTAAATCTATCCTCAAAATTCTCGTTTATTTACATGGACTGAATCCCCCAGTAATTCACCGCGATATTAAGCCTAGTAATATTTTATTAAGAGACAGAACAGGTAATAATGTAGGTGAAGTTTATCTGATAGATTTTGGCTCAGTACAAACAGTTTTAGCAACAGAAAAGATAGGAACAAGAACTATTGTAGGAACTTATGGTTATATGCCACAGGAACAATTTGGAGGTAGAACTGTTCCCGCTTCTGATCTTTATAGTTTAGGGGCAACATTAATTTATTTAGTGACTGGTTCTCATCCTGCTGATTTACCAGAAAAGGATTTTCGGATTCAATTTGAGGAAGTTGCTAATTTGAGTGAGAATTTTAGTAACTGGTTAAAGTTAATGACTGAACCTAGTTTAGGAAATCGGTTGCGTTCTGTAAATGAAGCAATCACAGCCTTAGATCAACCCCAGTTGTTAAAAAATGCTGCTTTAACTTTCAAAAAACCAACTGATAGTAAAATTAAACTAACTAAAAATAAGGAATTAATAGAAATTATTATTCCGCCCATTGGCTTGAGAATGCCTTCATTTAATGCACTTTTCAGTACTGTATTTTTAGTTTCTATAAGTCAAAGTATAGTACTAGTTCTCCAAGAATTAATAGTAGTTTCTCCATTTTTTAAAATGATAGAAATAATATTTTTTATATTAATATTATCATTGTTGTATAAACTGCTATTTATCTTATTTGGCAGGATGAAATTGCAAATTAATCAACATCAAATTTCCTTAATTCATGAACTATGGGGAACAAAAATAAAATTTTCTAAACCAGCCCTGAAAGAAGATATTTGTCTACTGCAAAGAATCAGAAAATATGCTCATAGAAATTCTGGGTTAACTGCATTACAAATTCAAGCTCAAATTATAATTTGGGCTGGAAAAAGGAAAAAATTTACAATTGGCAATGACAATGACTTGATATCTGAACCAGAACTTGATTGGCTTGCACATGAATTAAGTGAATGGTTAGATATGCCAATCAGGACGGAATAA
- a CDS encoding DUF2993 domain-containing protein, translating into MRNPSTWITNGKKIRIITQVLTKAIKLWLKTQLSQVSQLDVEISASDRQILSGNIPSVSIFASDAIYQGIHVTRVQLLAENIQINIGSVLKGQPLRLLEIVPVVAELTVEERDLNHSLSSELLSTTLNDLLVQLLPEQCQKSKPISWQEITLDNQRLILTGLLASDTQPTLLEMCVGLELINGQKLQLTQIKIARDQELLLENNSGYNFDLGSDVDIQEVTVVPSQLLCRGRINVNP; encoded by the coding sequence ATGAGAAATCCAAGTACCTGGATCACAAATGGCAAGAAAATCAGAATTATCACGCAAGTTCTGACAAAAGCGATTAAGCTATGGCTCAAAACGCAATTAAGTCAAGTATCTCAGCTTGATGTAGAAATTAGCGCCAGTGATCGCCAGATTCTTTCTGGGAATATTCCTTCTGTTTCTATTTTTGCTAGTGATGCAATTTATCAAGGTATTCATGTTACGCGTGTTCAACTCTTGGCAGAGAATATACAGATAAACATTGGTTCGGTACTTAAGGGACAACCGTTGCGACTATTAGAAATAGTACCAGTAGTAGCTGAACTAACTGTAGAAGAACGGGATCTTAATCACTCTCTCTCATCTGAATTATTATCGACAACATTAAATGATCTACTGGTTCAACTATTACCAGAACAGTGCCAAAAATCCAAGCCGATTTCTTGGCAGGAAATTACCCTTGACAATCAGCGCTTGATACTGACTGGTCTTTTAGCGTCTGATACTCAACCCACCTTGTTGGAGATGTGTGTGGGTCTGGAGCTAATCAACGGACAAAAACTACAATTAACACAAATTAAAATCGCGCGGGATCAAGAATTACTCTTAGAAAATAATTCTGGATATAATTTTGATCTTGGTTCAGATGTTGATATTCAAGAAGTAACTGTGGTTCCTAGCCAATTACTATGTCGTGGACGAATTAACGTTAACCCCTAA
- the cbiT gene encoding precorrin-6Y C5,15-methyltransferase subunit CbiT yields MPSQLWPYITPGIPDELFENLPGIPLSPRELRLLLISQLRLQADSVLWDIGAGTGTIPVEVGLLCPQGRVVAVERDEEVANLIKRNCDRFGVKNVEVMEGSAPECLHDIKLPPQRICIEGGRTIQEILQVAWRYLPPSGRVVATAANLESLYAISQSFSQLRARNIEVVQSAVNRLETRGFSQTFVAADPIFILSGEKLD; encoded by the coding sequence ATGCCTTCTCAACTTTGGCCTTACATTACTCCCGGTATTCCCGACGAATTATTTGAAAATTTACCAGGTATTCCCCTGAGTCCGAGAGAACTACGGTTGTTGTTAATTTCCCAACTGCGACTACAAGCAGATTCGGTGTTATGGGATATTGGTGCGGGTACAGGTACAATTCCTGTAGAAGTGGGGTTGCTTTGTCCACAGGGAAGGGTAGTTGCTGTAGAAAGAGATGAAGAAGTAGCTAACTTAATTAAACGTAACTGCGATCGCTTCGGGGTCAAAAATGTGGAAGTCATGGAAGGTAGCGCCCCAGAGTGTTTACACGATATTAAACTTCCCCCTCAACGCATCTGTATTGAAGGAGGACGCACTATCCAGGAAATTTTACAAGTGGCATGGCGTTATTTGCCTCCATCCGGAAGAGTTGTAGCTACAGCTGCTAATCTAGAAAGTCTGTATGCTATTTCCCAAAGCTTTTCTCAGTTAAGAGCCAGAAATATCGAAGTTGTGCAGTCTGCGGTTAACCGCTTAGAAACACGGGGCTTTTCGCAAACCTTTGTGGCTGCTGATCCCATTTTCATTCTCAGTGGTGAGAAGTTAGATTAA
- a CDS encoding serine/threonine-protein kinase: MNREILANRYEVQQQLGKKSGRRTLLARDLVTGDLVIVKLLAFSSDFEWDTLKLFEREAQTLKSLSHPSISRYLDYFEVNSATDQGFALIQTYIPAKTLDQYLQAGRKFTEIEVKEIAKAILDILLYLHNLHPPVIHRDIKPSNILLGERSGNHVGQLYLIDFGSVQTVLSSEIGTKTVVGTYGYMPQEQFGGRTVPASDLYSLGATLIYLVTGTQPADLPQKDFRIQFEQFANLTPSLTKWFKRMIEPDLAKRFASASEALTALEQPQYTDFTALTIGKPAGSKIQLTKNEDCLEIIIPPVGLQPSMMFLGLFATAWNSFILIWTIGALSAPFPGNIPFALFSLPFWGVGFSMIYGILYGLFGSLKISIDYQQISLNHQLWGWKIPRRRYAPRESIYKLVYTPKYFTKDADGDKTQVPAQLDILAGIEKFELSINGNNLKSEAELEWLAKELSDWLNIEITS, from the coding sequence ATGAATAGGGAAATATTGGCAAATCGCTACGAAGTTCAACAGCAGTTAGGTAAAAAGTCAGGACGAAGAACTTTATTAGCACGTGATTTGGTAACTGGTGACTTAGTCATTGTCAAGTTACTTGCTTTTAGTAGCGACTTTGAATGGGATACTCTCAAACTGTTTGAACGTGAAGCCCAAACCTTAAAATCTTTATCACATCCCTCTATATCCCGCTATCTCGACTATTTTGAGGTAAATTCAGCGACTGATCAAGGATTTGCTCTCATCCAAACTTATATCCCAGCCAAAACCTTAGATCAATACTTACAAGCTGGTAGAAAATTTACAGAAATTGAAGTCAAAGAAATTGCTAAGGCAATTCTAGATATTCTCCTTTATCTCCATAATTTACATCCACCCGTTATCCACCGTGATATTAAGCCTAGCAATATTTTATTGGGAGAACGCTCAGGTAATCATGTAGGTCAACTTTATCTTATAGATTTTGGTTCCGTCCAAACCGTTCTGTCCTCAGAAATAGGTACAAAAACTGTTGTCGGGACTTATGGCTATATGCCACAAGAGCAGTTTGGGGGGCGTACTGTTCCTGCTTCTGACCTTTATAGTTTAGGTGCAACTCTGATTTATTTGGTAACGGGTACTCAACCAGCGGATTTACCTCAAAAAGATTTTCGCATTCAATTTGAGCAATTTGCAAACCTTACTCCCAGCTTAACTAAATGGTTCAAACGGATGATAGAACCAGATTTAGCAAAGCGGTTTGCTTCTGCATCTGAAGCACTTACAGCTTTAGAACAACCACAATACACTGATTTTACAGCTTTAACTATTGGGAAACCCGCAGGTAGTAAAATTCAACTCACCAAAAACGAAGACTGTTTAGAAATTATTATTCCACCTGTTGGTTTGCAGCCATCAATGATGTTTTTAGGTTTATTTGCTACTGCTTGGAATTCGTTTATTTTAATTTGGACTATAGGCGCTCTTTCTGCACCTTTTCCTGGCAATATTCCCTTTGCTTTGTTCTCCTTACCTTTTTGGGGTGTAGGTTTTTCAATGATCTACGGTATATTGTATGGTTTATTTGGTAGTTTAAAAATTAGTATAGACTACCAACAAATTTCTCTTAATCATCAGTTGTGGGGCTGGAAAATACCCCGTCGTCGTTATGCCCCTAGAGAAAGTATTTACAAACTTGTTTATACACCCAAATATTTTACTAAAGATGCTGATGGGGATAAAACTCAAGTACCCGCACAATTAGATATTTTGGCTGGAATAGAAAAGTTTGAACTGAGTATTAATGGGAATAATTTAAAATCTGAAGCTGAACTAGAATGGTTAGCTAAAGAATTAAGTGATTGGTTAAATATAGAAATCACCAGTTAG